The Mycolicibacterium flavescens genomic interval CGCAACACGGCGGGTGTGTGAGATGACGGACGCCAAGTTGCCACCCGAATTCGCCGACCTGGAACAGTTTTCGGACTGGTGCCTGGGCTCCGAAGCCGAACGCTATGCCAAGCGGCTGTCCTCGACAATGACCGAGATGCAGGCCTTCTACGACGCGATCACCGCGCGCGCCGAGGAGGCCATCGCCTACTGCGACAAGTTCTCGTTGGACGACCTGCCCGAGGACGTGCTCAACCTGATGCATCTGCTGTACTCGATGATTCAGGTCTCCTTTCCGGTCGAGTGCTGGAAGCAACCGAAGGTCCCCGATTCGGGTGCCACGACGCTCGACTGCGTTTCCGAACCGGTTCCGTGACGGGTCACGAGCGAATCGTCCTGCGCGCCGCGCGCTGGGCCGACGTCGAGGCCGGTGAGGTGCGCTCGCCGGCCGTGGTGATCGTCGAGGACAACCGCATCGCCGCGGTCAATCCACCGGAATCTCAAGTCGATTCGGCGACCGAGATCGACCTCGGTGACGTGACGCTGCTGCCGGGACTGATGGACATGGAGCTCAACCTCCTCATCGGAGGCCCCGGCGGTCCCGAGGGCTTGCCCAGCCCGATGCACGGTGTGCAGGACGATCCCGTTTATCGCACGCTGCGCGGGGCGGTCAACGCCCGCAAGACGCTGGAGGCCGGCTTCACCAGCGTGCGCAACCTCGGCCTCATGGTCAAGACGGGCGGCTACCTGCTCGACGTCGCGTTGCAGCGGGCGATAGACCAGGGTTGGCACGTCGGCCCCCGGATCTACCCCGCCGGGCACGCGGTCACCCCGTACGGCGGCCATCTCGATCCGACGGTGTTCCAGCGGCTGGCTCCGGGGATCATGCCATTGTCGGTGGCCGAGGGCATCGCCAACGGCGTCGACGACGTGCGCGCGTGCGTGCGCTACCAGGTCCGCCACGGCGCCAAGCTGATCAAGGTGTCGGCCTCCGGCGGGGTGATGTCGCACAGCACCGCTCCCGGCGCGCAGCAGTACTCCGACGCGGAACTCGCCGCCATCGCCGACGAGGCACACCGTGCCGGCGTCCGCGTCGCCGCACATGCGATAGGGGACAGCGCGATCCGTGCGTGCATCAAGGCAGGCATCGATTGCATCGAGCACGGATTCCTCGCCAGCGACGACACGATCCGACTGATGGCCGACACCGGCACCTTCCTCGTCTCGACCACCTACTTGACCCAGGCGATGGCCATCGACCGCATCGCGCCCGAGCTGCGCAAGAAGGCCGAGGAGGTGTTCCCCCGGGCACAGGCCATGCTGCCCAAGGCCATTGCGGCCGGTGTGCGCATCGCCTGCGGCACCGATGCCCCGGCGATCCCGCACGGACAGAACGCCAAGGAACTGTGTGCGCTCGTCGAACGGGGCATGACGCCGATGCAGGCGATCCGCGCCGCCACCGTGACCAGCGCCGAGCTGATCGAGGCCGACGACGAGCTGGGCCGCTTGGCGCCCGGCTACCTCGCCGACATCATCGCGGTGCCCGGGAATCTGACCGACATCGCCGCCACCCTGGATGTGTGCTTCGTGATGAAGGACGGTCACGTCTACAAGCACGAAGGGGGTGACGGCGGTGGCTAGGGAGACAAACCCAGAGCTGGGCATGGAACTCGGCGACAACACCCTGTGGCATCTGAAGCAGGCCTGGTACTTCGCGCTGACCGCCGTCAACGACGCGGTCGGCCAGCACGGCGTCAGCACCGCCCAGATCGGTGTGCTGCGTCAACTGGCCAATGAGCCCGGACTGTCCGGAGCCGAACTCGCGCGCCGACTGCTGATCACCCCGCAGGGGGTGCAACTGGCCGTCAAGTCTCTTGAGCAGCGGGGGCTGGTCGAACGTAAACCCGATCCGCAACACGCGCGAATCCTGAAGGCGTACCTGACCTCTGAGGGACGCAAGGTCGCGGGCGCGGTCGTCAGCGATGCCATCGCCGCCCACGAAGCCGTCTTCGGCGTCCTCACCGAAGAAGAGCAGCAGACGCTGCGTGACCTGCTGGCCCGGGTGGTCGTGAAGGGTACCGGGCACACGATGGCCGATGACCACATCGGCGACTGATCGACTCAGCCGTTGCCGAAACCGATGTGGCTGTGAATCAACGGAAGATCCGAGATCGTCGCGAATCCAGCGGGCGCGGCGACGATCGCCGGCACCGCGTTGAGCACCTGCATCGCCGTCGCCACATTCGCCGACTGCACGTGCTCGGCCATGCTCGCATCGCGGCTGAAGCTGGCGAGCGAGAAGAAGTGGGTGCGCATCGAGGGATCACCCTCGATGGTCAGCGTCCAACCGTGTTGTGGCTTCGGCCAATGCGTGGGGTACTCGTTGCCGACCGTCCACAGCGTCTCGATCTCGACCAACGTCTCACCGTCGCGTCGGCCCGACCAGGTCCACCGTTGGCCCGCCGTCGTTCCCGCGGCCAGGACGCGATCGAAGATCTGATGGTCGGACGTGGCCGCGACGGCGTCGACCGAGGCGGTCACCTCGTCGATGCCCGCGTGGAGCGCATCGGCGATGAGCCAGACCTGCTCGCTGAAGATCGCGCTGTTGAACGCGAGGAAGTCGGTGCCCGTGGGGCTGATGGTCTCGACGGGTTCTCCGAAGCACATGTTGTCGAACGTGATCGCCGTGCTGTCGTAGACCGACCAGTCGGCGCGCTCCTGCAGGGTGATCCTGTCGATGGTGCGGCTCATCCCCGACAACGCCAACGGCAGCACGCCGGACAGGTTGCCCGGATTCAGGCCGCTTCCGTGCACGGTGCTGTTGCCGGTCTTGCACGCGTCGAGCAACCGATCGCGGTCCGCAGGCCGGGTGCGACGCGGGTGGAACAGGAATGCGGTCGTGGCCACGTTCTTGCCGCTGGCCAGGATCGCGCACACCTCGTCGACATCGGTGTTTCGGGGCGCGTACAGCACGCAATCGGCATCGAGGGCGAGTATCCGGTCCACGTCGGTGGTGGCGGCGACGCCGATCGGGTCGCGGCCGGCCAGCGTGCCGACGTCGACACCGTCCTTGTCCGCGGAATACACACGCGCCCCGACCAGATCGAACGCCGACCGGTTGTCCAGCACCGCGGTGATCATCTCGACGCCCACGGCGCCGGTGCCCCATGCGATGACGCGATGCCGTTGCATCCGGTCACGCTACGTCACCCGCACACGGGGCCGCATCAAGTGCTTGAGATCAATCGCAAGTACTTGATACTGTGGTGACGATGTCCGACGCCGAGTTCGCCCCACTGCGCATCAAACGTGTGGTGCACGAAACCAGCGACGCCGTGTCGCTGGTTCTCGATGTTCCGGCGGACTGCTCCGATCGCTTCGTCTACAAGGCGGGTCAGTTCCTGACGCTGCAGGTCAGGGTGGACGGAGACGACCACCGGCGCTGCTACTCGATGTCGTCGTGCCCGCATAACGGCAACGACCTGCAGATCACCGTCAAGCGCGACCCGGGTGGGCTGGTCTCGAACTGGCTCAACGACACCGCGCAGGTCGGCGTCGAGATCCACGCTTCGCCACCCGACGGTCGATTCCTGCTCGGCGACACCGAGCGCGACATCGTCGCATTCGCCGGCGGCAGCGGTATCACCCCGATCTTTTCGCTGATCGGCTCGGCGTTGGTGAGCACCCGCAGGCGCGTCAGGCTGTTCTACGCCAACAGAAGCCGCGATTCGGTGATCTTCGGCGAGCCACTCACAGCGCTGGCCGCCGCCAACACCGAGCGCCTGTCGGTGACCAACCACTTCGACGACGAAGCCGGCGTCGTGCAGGCCGCGGCGGTCGAGGCATTCGCATCGGCGAGCGGTGACGTCGACTACTACATCTGCGGTCCTGGGCCGTTCATGGACACCGTGGAGAACACGGTGTTGGGCATGGGCGTGCCGCGCGAGCGGCTTCACCTCGAACGGTTCACGGTGGCACCGGTTTCCGACGAGGTCGCCGCCACCTCGGAGCAGACCGAGGAGGTGGTCATCGAACTCGATCGCAAGACCACCACCGCGCCCTACCGGTCGGGTAACACGCTGCTGCAGACCGCGCGCATGGCGGGGTTGCGTGCGCCCTCGTCATGTGAGACGGGTTCATGCGGAACGTGTATGGCGCGGATCGTGTCCGGAAGCGCCCGCATGCTGAACAACGATGCGCTCGATGACGACGAAGTGGCCGAAGGTTGGGTGCTGACATGCCAGTCGCTGCCGACGAGCCGAACGGTCCACATGATCTATGAGTAGAAGACGAGGTCGACTGATGGGACGGACGCGATGACCCGGGTCGCGGTGGTGACCGGGGGCGCCTCGGGCATGGGGGAGGCGACGTGCCACGAGCTCGGCCGTCGTGGGCACAAGGTGGCCGTACTCGACGTCAACGGTGAAGCGGCCCAACGGGTCGCCGAGAAACTGCGGGCGGACGGCGTGACGGCTCTGGGGGTGGCCGCCGACGTGAGCGATCGTTCGGCGGTCGAGGAGGCCTTCGCGAAAGTGCGGAGCGAGCTGGGGCCGGTGCACATCCTGGTCACCAGCGCCGGTGCCGTGGACTGGGCGCCTTTCACCGACATCACGCCCCAGGCGTGGCAGCGGCTCATCGACGTCAACCTCACCGGAACGTTCCACTGCTGTCAGGTGGCCGTGCCCGACATGCTCGACGCGGGCTGGGGTCGCATCGTGATGATCTCGTCGTCCAGTGCGCAGCGCGGCTCTCCCCGGATGGCGCACTATGCCGCGTCCAAGGGCGCACTGCTCTCGCTGACCAAATCGCTTGCGCGCGAGTACGGCCCGGCCGGGATCACGGTCAACAATATCCCGCCGTCGGCCATCGAGACACCGATGCAGCATGCCGGTCAGCAGTCCGGACACCTGCCGTCGAACGAGCAGATGGCCGCGACGGTCCCGCTCGGCCACCTCGGCACCGGCGACGACATCGCCGCGGCCGTGGGCTTCCTGTGCTCTGAGGAGGCCGGTTTCATCACCGGTCAGATTCTCGGCGTCAACGGCGGGTCGGTGCTGTGATGGCCGCCCCGCTTTCCGCATACCAAACACGACACGGAGGTTTCCATGGCTAAGTGGCCCAAGCCGGCCGAGGGCAGCTGGACTGAGCATTATCCGCAGCTGGGGACCGGACCGATCTCGTTCCGCGACTCGATCTCGCCGGAGTTCTACGAGCTCGAACGCGAAGCGGTCTTCAAACGCGCCTGGCTCAACGTCGCGCGTGTCGAGGAGCTGCCGCACGTCGGAAGCTACCTGACCAAGGAGATCGACGCCGCCAAGACGTCGGTGATCGTGGTACGGGGCAAGGATCAGCAGATCCGCGCCTTCTACAACATATGCCGTCACCGCGGAAACAAGTTGGTGTGGAACGACTTTCCCCACGAAGAGGTCAAGGGCACCTGTCGACAGTTCACCTGCAAGTATCACGGGTGGCGCTATGACCTCAAGGGCGATCTGACCTTCGTGCAGCAGGAGGGCGAGTTCTTCGGCCTGGACCACCAGCGGCACGGGTTGAAGCCGGTGCAGTGCGATGTCTGGAACGGGTTCATCTTCATCAACTTCGATCCCGAACCGCGGTGGACGCTGCGCGAGTTCCTCGGCCCGATGATCACCGCGCTCGACGACTATCCGTTCGAATTGATGACCGAGCGTTACGAATTCGAGGCGCGCAACAACAGCAACTGGAAGATCTTCGCCGACGCGTTCCAGGAGTACTACCACGTGCCCTCGCTGCACTCGCAGCAGGTGCCCAGCGCGGTGCGCCAGCCGAACGCGACGTTCGAATGCGGTCATTTCCAGATCGACGGACCACACCGCCTGGTGTCGACGGCGGGCACCCGGCGCTGGCTGCTCGACCCGGAGTACATGTATCCGGTCGAACGGGTCACGCGCTCTGGGCTTGTCGGGCCGTGGCGCACCCCCGAGACGCATCAGTCGGCCGGCCTGAACCCCGGTGGCATCGAACCCTGGGGTATCACCAATTTCCAGATCTTCCCGAATCTGGAGATTCTCATCTATCACGGCTGGTATCTGCTGTACCGGTACTGGCCGACGTCGCACAACACCCATAAGTTCGAGGCGTACAACGCATTCCATCCCGCCCGCACCGTGCGCGAGCGCATCGAACACGAGGTCGCTTCGGTGGTGCTCAAGGAGTTCGCGCTGCAGGACGCCGGAATGCTCGGCGGCACCCAGGCGGCGCTGGAGTACGGCCTGGGGGAGCCGATCGTCGACGACTATCCGCTCAGCGATCAGGAGATCCTGGTGCGCCACCTGCACCACGAGGCCGTCAAGTGGGTCGAGGAGTACAAGGCCGAACGCTCACCGGTGGGGGTGTGACCATGACGCGTCTGCCCAGTGCGTTCGCGGAGTTCGAATCGTTCGCCGAGACGTGGTGCCTGCCAACCGAAGCCGAGAGGTGGGCCACCCGGATGGCCACCCCGATGTCGCAGATCCGGGAGTTCTACGACGCGTTCACGCCGCGCTTCGAGGAAGCGATCGACTACTGCGACAAGTTCCCGCTCGACGACCTGCCCGAAGACGTGCTGAACCTGCTGCATCTCATCTACTCGATGATCATGGTGTCGATGGCCGTCGAGGTGTTCGGTACCCAGAAACCCGCCGACTCCGCCGACGCGGTGATGAACCGCGTGAGCGCGCCGGTGCCATGACGAAGGAGACACCATGAGCCTGCTCACCATCAACAAGCTGACCGCATCGGTCGGCGCGGAGGTGACCGACGTCGACTCCGACGCGCTGGCCCACGACGACGCGCTGGGCGCCACGATTCTGGATGCGTTGGAGGACAACGGTGTACTGGTGTTCCCCGGGCTCGGGCTGACGCCGGAGGCTCAGGTGGCGTTCTGCCGGCGCCTCGGCGAGATCGACCACTCGTCGGACGGCCACCATCCGGTCGCCGGCATCTACCCCGTGACGCTCGACAAGTCGAAGAACGCCTCGGCGGACTATCTGCGGGCCACGTTCGACTGGCACATCGACGGATGCACGCCCACCAACGACGAGTGCCCGCAGAAGGCCACCGTGCTCTCCGCCAAGCAGGTCGCCGAGACCGGCGGCGAGACCGAGTTCGCGAACTCGTACGCCGCCTACGAGGCGTTCACCGACGAAGAGAAGGAGCGTTTCGGGGCGTTGCGGGTGGTGCATTCCCTCGAGGCCTCCCAACGCCGGGTCACGCCGGACCCGTCGCCCGAGCTGGTGGCCAAGTGGCGGTCGCGACCCACCCATGAGCACCCGTTGGTGTGGACTCACCGCAGCGGTCGCAAGTCGCTGGTGCTGGGTGCGTCGGCGGATTACGTCGTCGGTATGGACGTCGACGAGGGTCGGGCGCTTCTCGCCGAACTCCTCGACCGCGCCACGCAGCCGCAGCTGGTGTACAGCCACCGCTGGTCCGTCGGCGACACGGTGATCTGGGACAACAACGGGGTTCTGCACCGCGCCGCGCCGTACGACCCGAACTCGCCCCGCGAGATGCTGCGCACCACGGTGCTGGGTGACGAGCCCATCCAGTGAATGGCGTCGGGGCATAGCCGCTGGCGCCCCGGACTCGCACGCCCGCGCGTTGACGCAGGGCGTGCCGCTATGGAAATCTGATACCCAGATATGAGAATCACGTTCTCGTACGTTGAGATCGTCGAAATGGAGGGCGCATGACCGAGGACCTCACCACGGTCGACTTCTTCCGGGACGGGCGCCTGACGGATGACCCGTACCCGTTCTACGAGGCGCTGCGCAACAAGTGCCCGGTCGCCCGTGAGGACCACTACGGCGTGACGATGGTGACCGGCTGGCAAGAGGCCGTGGACGTCTACAACGACGCCGAGACGTTCTCGTCGTGCATCTCCGTGACCGGTCCGTTCCCGGGCTTTCCCGTTCCGCTCGAAGGGGACGACGTCACCGACCTGATCGTCGAACACCGCGACGAAATCCCGTTCAGCGACCAGCTGCCCACGCTCGACCCGCCGACGCACACCAACCACCGCGCCCTGCTGATGCGGCTGATCACGCCGAAGCGCCTCAAGGAGAACGAGGACGCGATGTGGCAGCTCGCCGACGACATCCTCGACGATTTCCTCGCATCCGGCGAGGGCGAATTCATCAGCGGTTTCGCCGCTCCGTTCACCCTGCGGGTGATCGCCGATCTGCTCGGGGTGCCCGACGAGGACCGGCCCGAGTTGCTCGAGCGGTTGGCCCGCGGCACGCACGGCGGCGGGCTGGGCAACGCCGACAAGACCCTGACGAAGACACCGCTGGAGTACCTCTACGAGGTGTTCGCCGAGTACATCGAAGACCGTCGTCGCGAACCGCGCGACGACGTGCTGACGGGTTTGGCGACCGCGACGTTCCCCGACGGCACGGTGCCGGAGGTGGCCGACGTGGTCCGCGTCGCCACCAACGTGTTCTCCGCCGGCCAGGAGACGACGGTGCGGCTGCTCTCGACCGCGCTGAAGGTGCTCGGCGACCGGCCCGACATTCAGCGCAAGCTGCGCGACGATCGCAGCCTGCTGCCGAACTTCATCGAGGAGTGCCTGCGCATCGAGAGTCCGGTCAAGGGTGACTTCCGGTTGTCGCGGGTGCCGACGACGGTGGGCGACCAGGCCCTCGGCGCCGGATGCACCGTAATGGTGATCAACGGTGCGGCCAACCGCGATCCGCGCCGCTTCGAGGATCCGGACAGCTTCGATCCGGAGCGCAAGAACGCCCGCCAGCACCTGGCGTTCGGCCGCGGCATCCACAGCTGTCCGGGCGCGCCGCTGGCCCGGGCCGAGACCCGGGTCGGGCTCGAGCGACTGTTGGACCGCACCACCGACATTCGGATCAGCGAAGCCCATCACGGACCCGCGGGGGAGCGTCGCTACAACTACATCCCGACCTACATCCTGCGTGGGCTGACCGAACTTCATCTGGAGTTCGACGTGGTCTCGGGTGATGCCGAATGAAGGTCACCGTCGACGAGGATCGCTGCGCAGGACACGGCATGTGCCTGACGCTGTGCCCCGAGGTGTTCGAGCTCAACGACGACGGTTGGGCGGTCGCGAACCCGGAAGAGGTTCCCGCCGAACTGGAATCCGCGGCACGCGAAGCGATCGACAACTGCCCGGAACGCGCAATCCGCGAGATCGACTGACAAGCGACGTCGGCGCGGTGCCGGCATCCAACACGAAGGAGCTCGAATGGCGAAGGCGTACATCCTCATCACCGAGGACGTCAAGGACCCCGACGGTATGGCGGAGTACGGCAAGGTGGCCAGCCAGACGATGGCCAGCGCGACGCTGCTGGCGTTCGACCAGAAGGCCGAGGTGATCGAGGGCAACTGGCACGGCACGCAGACCGTGCTGCTCGAGTTCGAGTCCGAGGAAGCGGCCAAGGCGTGGTACTACTCCGACGAGTACCAAGCCGCCGCGAAGCTGCGTCAGGCCGCCGCCGACTGCAACGGCGTCATCCTGCACGGGCTGGGCTGATATCGCTGTCGCCCAAACCGACGTTTCGGCGGGAAAATTCGAGCAAAAGCCGCCAAAACGTCGGTCTCGGCGCAACTTCAAACGGAAACCAGCGGGCCGGCCGGTGTCGTCGTGGTGGC includes:
- a CDS encoding Xaa-Pro dipeptidase; this translates as MTDAKLPPEFADLEQFSDWCLGSEAERYAKRLSSTMTEMQAFYDAITARAEEAIAYCDKFSLDDLPEDVLNLMHLLYSMIQVSFPVECWKQPKVPDSGATTLDCVSEPVP
- a CDS encoding amidohydrolase codes for the protein MTGHERIVLRAARWADVEAGEVRSPAVVIVEDNRIAAVNPPESQVDSATEIDLGDVTLLPGLMDMELNLLIGGPGGPEGLPSPMHGVQDDPVYRTLRGAVNARKTLEAGFTSVRNLGLMVKTGGYLLDVALQRAIDQGWHVGPRIYPAGHAVTPYGGHLDPTVFQRLAPGIMPLSVAEGIANGVDDVRACVRYQVRHGAKLIKVSASGGVMSHSTAPGAQQYSDAELAAIADEAHRAGVRVAAHAIGDSAIRACIKAGIDCIEHGFLASDDTIRLMADTGTFLVSTTYLTQAMAIDRIAPELRKKAEEVFPRAQAMLPKAIAAGVRIACGTDAPAIPHGQNAKELCALVERGMTPMQAIRAATVTSAELIEADDELGRLAPGYLADIIAVPGNLTDIAATLDVCFVMKDGHVYKHEGGDGGG
- the yusO_1 gene encoding transcriptional regulator; the protein is MARETNPELGMELGDNTLWHLKQAWYFALTAVNDAVGQHGVSTAQIGVLRQLANEPGLSGAELARRLLITPQGVQLAVKSLEQRGLVERKPDPQHARILKAYLTSEGRKVAGAVVSDAIAAHEAVFGVLTEEEQQTLRDLLARVVVKGTGHTMADDHIGD
- a CDS encoding dihydrodipicolinate reductase, whose protein sequence is MQRHRVIAWGTGAVGVEMITAVLDNRSAFDLVGARVYSADKDGVDVGTLAGRDPIGVAATTDVDRILALDADCVLYAPRNTDVDEVCAILASGKNVATTAFLFHPRRTRPADRDRLLDACKTGNSTVHGSGLNPGNLSGVLPLALSGMSRTIDRITLQERADWSVYDSTAITFDNMCFGEPVETISPTGTDFLAFNSAIFSEQVWLIADALHAGIDEVTASVDAVAATSDHQIFDRVLAAGTTAGQRWTWSGRRDGETLVEIETLWTVGNEYPTHWPKPQHGWTLTIEGDPSMRTHFFSLASFSRDASMAEHVQSANVATAMQVLNAVPAIVAAPAGFATISDLPLIHSHIGFGNG
- the hmp_3 gene encoding ferredoxin is translated as MSDAEFAPLRIKRVVHETSDAVSLVLDVPADCSDRFVYKAGQFLTLQVRVDGDDHRRCYSMSSCPHNGNDLQITVKRDPGGLVSNWLNDTAQVGVEIHASPPDGRFLLGDTERDIVAFAGGSGITPIFSLIGSALVSTRRRVRLFYANRSRDSVIFGEPLTALAAANTERLSVTNHFDDEAGVVQAAAVEAFASASGDVDYYICGPGPFMDTVENTVLGMGVPRERLHLERFTVAPVSDEVAATSEQTEEVVIELDRKTTTAPYRSGNTLLQTARMAGLRAPSSCETGSCGTCMARIVSGSARMLNNDALDDDEVAEGWVLTCQSLPTSRTVHMIYE
- the fabG_15 gene encoding short-chain dehydrogenase/reductase SDR, with product MTRVAVVTGGASGMGEATCHELGRRGHKVAVLDVNGEAAQRVAEKLRADGVTALGVAADVSDRSAVEEAFAKVRSELGPVHILVTSAGAVDWAPFTDITPQAWQRLIDVNLTGTFHCCQVAVPDMLDAGWGRIVMISSSSAQRGSPRMAHYAASKGALLSLTKSLAREYGPAGITVNNIPPSAIETPMQHAGQQSGHLPSNEQMAATVPLGHLGTGDDIAAAVGFLCSEEAGFITGQILGVNGGSVL
- the bphA_1 gene encoding Rieske (2Fe-2S) domain-containing protein, whose amino-acid sequence is MAKWPKPAEGSWTEHYPQLGTGPISFRDSISPEFYELEREAVFKRAWLNVARVEELPHVGSYLTKEIDAAKTSVIVVRGKDQQIRAFYNICRHRGNKLVWNDFPHEEVKGTCRQFTCKYHGWRYDLKGDLTFVQQEGEFFGLDHQRHGLKPVQCDVWNGFIFINFDPEPRWTLREFLGPMITALDDYPFELMTERYEFEARNNSNWKIFADAFQEYYHVPSLHSQQVPSAVRQPNATFECGHFQIDGPHRLVSTAGTRRWLLDPEYMYPVERVTRSGLVGPWRTPETHQSAGLNPGGIEPWGITNFQIFPNLEILIYHGWYLLYRYWPTSHNTHKFEAYNAFHPARTVRERIEHEVASVVLKEFALQDAGMLGGTQAALEYGLGEPIVDDYPLSDQEILVRHLHHEAVKWVEEYKAERSPVGV
- a CDS encoding Xaa-Pro dipeptidase, producing the protein MTRLPSAFAEFESFAETWCLPTEAERWATRMATPMSQIREFYDAFTPRFEEAIDYCDKFPLDDLPEDVLNLLHLIYSMIMVSMAVEVFGTQKPADSADAVMNRVSAPVP
- the tfdA_1 gene encoding putative taurine catabolism dioxygenase, with the translated sequence MSLLTINKLTASVGAEVTDVDSDALAHDDALGATILDALEDNGVLVFPGLGLTPEAQVAFCRRLGEIDHSSDGHHPVAGIYPVTLDKSKNASADYLRATFDWHIDGCTPTNDECPQKATVLSAKQVAETGGETEFANSYAAYEAFTDEEKERFGALRVVHSLEASQRRVTPDPSPELVAKWRSRPTHEHPLVWTHRSGRKSLVLGASADYVVGMDVDEGRALLAELLDRATQPQLVYSHRWSVGDTVIWDNNGVLHRAAPYDPNSPREMLRTTVLGDEPIQ
- a CDS encoding cytochrome P450 is translated as MTEDLTTVDFFRDGRLTDDPYPFYEALRNKCPVAREDHYGVTMVTGWQEAVDVYNDAETFSSCISVTGPFPGFPVPLEGDDVTDLIVEHRDEIPFSDQLPTLDPPTHTNHRALLMRLITPKRLKENEDAMWQLADDILDDFLASGEGEFISGFAAPFTLRVIADLLGVPDEDRPELLERLARGTHGGGLGNADKTLTKTPLEYLYEVFAEYIEDRRREPRDDVLTGLATATFPDGTVPEVADVVRVATNVFSAGQETTVRLLSTALKVLGDRPDIQRKLRDDRSLLPNFIEECLRIESPVKGDFRLSRVPTTVGDQALGAGCTVMVINGAANRDPRRFEDPDSFDPERKNARQHLAFGRGIHSCPGAPLARAETRVGLERLLDRTTDIRISEAHHGPAGERRYNYIPTYILRGLTELHLEFDVVSGDAE
- a CDS encoding ferredoxin — its product is MKVTVDEDRCAGHGMCLTLCPEVFELNDDGWAVANPEEVPAELESAAREAIDNCPERAIREID
- a CDS encoding Uncharacterized conserved protein; its protein translation is MAKAYILITEDVKDPDGMAEYGKVASQTMASATLLAFDQKAEVIEGNWHGTQTVLLEFESEEAAKAWYYSDEYQAAAKLRQAAADCNGVILHGLG